In Zingiber officinale cultivar Zhangliang chromosome 8B, Zo_v1.1, whole genome shotgun sequence, a single genomic region encodes these proteins:
- the LOC122014198 gene encoding disease resistance protein RGA2-like, whose translation MSAPLYRSHPSPKLKHLLLQVLPSSSMMAQGRLLCIQNHLAMVCDSLWAINSMIVIPEMRMLYNNMSERWTYFGKVLDVPPEFADWERDVAAAVIDAGELLSRVMDWEASLHRSIVGNTQQVNFRHVILVELKEMLCNLNSLVLRGSSMGLPRDLMGSMNPLREDYSIVLKNEVVAREEDLEKLIAILERQLVSSNNNGDDNNPFVIVIDGEQEVGKTTLAHMIYHHTWVRQQFHHRVWMYLPIVSTFKMINIIGNEFVRSINKEEYCDQKLHLDLPLLAMWEYVNEQLCGSRYLLVLHCENLASLMQPEWNELKNILLRVGGPGSGVLIIYKTSTESAVRDMSFLNGMKDIITYCLNPLSVDTWVALFKRHTATTIPSKQDKLEKDTWLIPFARQHSLDLPSQTFGAKVFGSLIHINLAAFDRSFVAQEIFMVRNFPLVIV comes from the coding sequence ATGTCAGCACCCCTCTATCGCAGCCATCCATCACCTAAATTGAAGCATCTATTGCTGCAGGTGCTGCCATCGTCTTCCATGATGGCACAAGGTCGCTTGCTGTGTATCCAAAACCACTTGGCGATGGTTTGTGATAGCCTTTGGGCTATCAATTCAATGATTGTTATCCCTGAGATGAGAATGTTGTATAATAATATGTCAGAAAGGTGGACGTACTTTGGCAAGGTGTTAGATGTGCCTCCAGAATTTGCAGATTGGGAGAGAGATGTGGCTGCAGCAGTTATAGATGCGGGAGAGTTGCTCAGTCGAGTCATGGATTGGGAAGCAAGTTTGCATCGTTCCATTGTGGGTAACACCCAACAGGTGAACTTTCGCCATGTTATTCTAGTAGAGCTGAAAGAGATGTTGTGCAACTTGAATTCTCTTGTGCTGAGAGGATCTTCAATGGGTCTTCCGAGGGACCTTATGGGTTCTATGAACCCACTCCGAGAAGACTACTCAATTGTCCTAAAAAATGAGGTGGTGGCTAGAGAGGAAGATCTAGAGAAACTCATTGCAATCTTGGAACGACAACTAGTATCATCCAACAACAATGGTGATGATAACAATCCGTTCGTAATTGTCATAGATGGCGAACAAGAAGTTGGGAAGACGACCTTGGCCCATATGATTTACCACCACACTTGGGTTCGCCAACAATTTCATCATCGCGTTTGGATGTATCTACCTATCGTTTCGACATTCAAGATGATTAATATAATTGGAAACGAATTTGTAAGGTCCATAAACAAGGAAGAATATTGTGATCAGAAATTACACCTAGACCTGCCGCTACTAGCCATGTGGGAATATGTTAATGAACAACTCTGTGGCAGTAGATATTTGTTGGTGCTTCATTGTGAAAATTTGGCTAGTTTGATGCAACCAGAGTGGAATGAATTGAAGAACATCTTGTTGCGTGTGGGCGGACCGGGGAGTGGAGTCTTGATCATCTACAAAACATCAACAGAATCAGCTGTAAGAGATATGAGTTTTCTAAATGGGATGAAGGATATTATAACATACTGCTTGAATCCCTTATCGGTAGATACATGGGTGGCATTATTTAAGAGACACACAGCAACAACAATCCCATCGAAGCAGGACAAATTAGAGAAGGATACATGGCTCATTCCATTTGCTAGGCAACACTCCCTAGACTTGCCTAGTCAAACTTTTGGGGCAAAGGTTTTTGGATCGCTAATCCATATTAATCTGGCAGCATTTGATCGCTCCTTTGTGGCACAAGAGATTTTTATGGTTAGGAATTTTCCACTTGTCATCGTATGA